A region of the Pseudarthrobacter sp. MM222 genome:
CCGGGATAGTCGCCGTTGAGGTTGACGACGGTGGTCAGCTCCGCCACGTGCGTTGCCATGGGCGCTCCGGAGATGAGGGCCGCGACGATCATCGCGGTGGCGTTCGAGACGTCCTCGCCGCCGGCGATCAGCCGTTCGAAGGCGGCGCGGAGGGCCGCCGGCTCGTCGGGCTGGGCCAGATCATCCAGCAACAGGGGCAGCAGCGGCGGAAGCTCCAGCCCGGCCAGGTCAAAGCAGGCGGCCAGATGCAGGAAAACGGCCCGCGACTCCGCGGCCGGCCGGAAGCCGCACAGCGCCTCGAAGTCCGTCAGCGCGAAGATCATTTCAGGTTTGTGGTTGTCGTCCTTGTAGTTGCGTTCGGCCGCGGCCGGGTCCATGCCGGCTGCCTCCTCGCGCGCAAAGCCTTCCCGCGCCTGTTTGAGCGTCGGGTGGACCTGGAGGGAGAGCGGGCGCTCGGCGGCGAGGACCTTGAGCAGGAACGGGAGCCGGGGACCGAATTCGGCCAGGCTCTCGCCGCCCAGATGGTGTGCCGGGTCCTCCGCGATCAGGGCGTTCAGGCTCCGGCGGCCGTCGTCGTCGGAGCCCGCGGCGTGCGCCCCGCCGGAGCCGGACGCCGCGTATGAGAGCGCCACGGACGGGGAATCGGGGTGCGCGCCGATCCACAGCTCAGCCTCGGGACCGCCGGAGGCGGTCCGGCCGAGCAGTTTGGCGATCGCCGTCGTGGAACCCCAGGCGTAAGGCCGGAGGACGTTCTCGAGTTCGTACACTGCCTGGTCCCTATCTGGTCAAGAACGTTCGGTCGTGGAGGTTTCGGCGGAGCACCTGATCCGGTCCCGGCCGCGTCCCGCAGTCCGGTGTGCGGGGAAGATACTACAGGGGCGCGCACTGCCCGTTCGTGGCGACCAGGTCGCGGATCGACTGTTCGTCGCCCTGGCGCTTGAAATTGTTGAGCATCTTTTCCGTGATCGGTTTGCCGTCCGGCGTCGTGGTGACCGGGGTGAAGTCCGACGGCGACGGCGCGGGCTGCGTGCCCGGGACCGCGCCGGCGGCGGAGAGCGGTCCGGGCGCCGCAGCCTGGGGCAGCACGCCGTCATCGGCGGAAGCCGAGGCCTTCGCGGCGAGGAGCTGGTCCACCCGCTCCTGGATGACGTCAAAGTCCGGCACCGTGGAGAAAGACGCGTCGAAGTCGGGCGGGCCGATGGTCAGCCGGCCCACGTCCTGGCTCTTGGCCTTCATGGCAAGGTCTACGAAGCTTCCGAGCTGGCTTGCAGAGATGTTGGAGTCCACCACCTTGGTGCCCGCCTTGGCAATGTCTTCGAACTTGGACAGCAGGGTGGCCGGATCGAGCTGTTTGAGCATGGCCTGCTGGACGCACTGCTGCCGCTGGATCCGGGCGTAGTCGTCCACGAATTCCCGGGAACGGCCGTACCAGAGGGCGTGGTAGCCGTCCAGGGTCTGGTCCC
Encoded here:
- the manA gene encoding mannose-6-phosphate isomerase, class I; the encoded protein is MYELENVLRPYAWGSTTAIAKLLGRTASGGPEAELWIGAHPDSPSVALSYAASGSGGAHAAGSDDDGRRSLNALIAEDPAHHLGGESLAEFGPRLPFLLKVLAAERPLSLQVHPTLKQAREGFAREEAAGMDPAAAERNYKDDNHKPEMIFALTDFEALCGFRPAAESRAVFLHLAACFDLAGLELPPLLPLLLDDLAQPDEPAALRAAFERLIAGGEDVSNATAMIVAALISGAPMATHVAELTTVVNLNGDYPGDPGVLISLLLNRISLAPGESVYLPAGNVHAYLRGLGIEVMASSDNVLRGGLTPKFVDVPELLKTVAFESVGVPMLDAETTMLGQELFCPPFREFQLQRVELRPGGGPVPLAQSGAAVVLVVAGAVLLDSPKGELRLDRGASAFLPAAEAPVNVHSVSGATETALAFAVTTGLKA